A genomic segment from Gossypium hirsutum isolate 1008001.06 chromosome D04, Gossypium_hirsutum_v2.1, whole genome shotgun sequence encodes:
- the LOC107948464 gene encoding uncharacterized protein isoform X1, producing MELGRGFLSSSCASPTADAAKDALAADRMDMEAAEILAALAHSKKRLAVSVSAEFGAKWGCKGRRLRKRASTSTESLPSGVGSNPVQSGSDLAEQDQATIGQEQSQVMSTSVVIESVVAESLNGSHPSAERYPSDGVVRSSQNVTKAEKETCRLHRMLTRKESDWQMIHERPILFSTVGIPEKDIWEDSQLNEMTGNNALIKPVKTEQNAESVRSSPAGAIKHMSGGGGRSRQNLTEAEKEARRLRRILANRESARQTIRRRQALCEKLTLKVTDLTQENENLKRAKELALKEYHSQDSTNKHLKAEMAKALKADEGKTTAELQLDHHISGPSGNYPYFFYNQHHFLPFCWPSSVQSSHPVQSQCGQNAIFVPSSISSPANGRLDSSFNQENPINVNGPKTALYVVPYPWVFSLPDQRSGLHPQPSCGTKDIEDETSVSNHFNAGCHLKPVMNEKYNSSLPVEVEKEANDPIEASPNNKNCTSVRLPADGGVQCMSHIKEEVLVPGPLCSAGTTFENRTDHVVKTEEAPIGAFHFVGALPEENKESKNYTSKKVLDAVAAAEARKRRKELTKLKNLHGRHRSPLSLSAKI from the exons ATGGAATTAGGGAGAGGTTTTCTTTCGAGCTCGTGCGCTTCGCCAACGGCAGATGCGGCGAAGGATGCGTTGGCGGCGGATCGGATGGATATGGAAGCGGCGGAGATATTGGCCGCCTTGGCGCATTCGAAGAAGCGGCTTGCTGTTTCCGTCTCCGCTGAATTTGGCGCCAAATGGGGATGCAAAGGGAGGAGACTGAGGAAGCGAGCCAGTACCAGTACTGAGTCACTGCCTTCTGGCGTCGGTTCGAACCCGGTTCAATCCGGTTCGGATCTCGCTGAG CAGGATCAAGCTACAATAGGCCAGGAGCAAAGTCAAGTGATGAGCACATCTGTAGTTATTGAATCGGTAGTAGCTGAGTCGCTTAATGGGAGTCATCCTAGCGCTGAAAGATACCCATCCGATGGGGTGGTGAGGTCCAGTCAGAATGTAACCAAG GCTGAAAAAGAAACATGTAGATTGCATAGAATGTTAACCCGTAAGGAGTCTGATTGGCAGATGATTCATGAAAGGCCG ATATTATTCAGCACTGTGGGAATACCTGAGAAAGATATTTGGGAGGATAGTCAGCTGAATGAAATGACAGGGAACAATGCTCTCATAAAACCAGTGAAGACTGAGCAGAATGCTGAATCAGTCAGATCAAGTCCTGCAGGTGCAATAAAACACATGTCAGGTGGTGGGGGAAGGTCAAGACAGAATTTAACTGAG GCTGAAAAGGAAGCACGGAGATTACGTAGAATATTAGCAAACAGGGAGTCTGCTAGACAAACGATTCGCCGAAGGCAG GCTCTCTGCGAAAAATTGACCCTGAAAGTTACAGATTTAACACAGGAGAATGAAAATTTGAAGAGG GCAAAAGAGTTGGCCCTGAAAGAGTATCATTCTCAAGATAGCACCAATAAGCACCTGAAGGCAGAG ATGGCTAAGGCATTGAAAGCTGATGAAGGGAAAACTACTGCAGAGCTTCAGTTAGATCATCATATTTCTGGTCCATCTGGAAACTATCCATATTTCTTTTATAATCAACATCATTTTCTCCCTTTTTGTTGGCCTTCCAGTGTTCAATCTTCACATCCTGTTCAATCACAATGTGGCCAAAATGCCATTTTTGTTCCATCTAGCATTTCCTCACCAGCTAATGGTAGGCTTGATTCATCTTTTAATCAAGAAAACCCCATAAATGTGAATGGACCTAAGACTGCCTTATATGTAGTGCCCTACCCTTGGGTTTTTTCTCTTCCTGATCAACGGAGTGGACTGCATCCTCAGCCTTCTTGTGGCACAAAAGATATTGAAGATGAAACTTCTGTGAGTAATCATTTTAACGCTGGGTGTCATTTGAAACCTGTCATGAACGAGAAGTATAATTCCTCTTTACCGGTAGAAGTTGAAAAAGAGGCTAATGACCCAATTGAAGCCAGTCCTAATAACAAGAATTGTACTTCAGTTAGGCTTCCTGCAGATGGTGGTGTTCAGTGTATGTCCCACATTAAAGAAGAGGTCCTTGTGCCTGGACCTCTGTGTTCTGCAGGGACTACATTTGAGAATAGAACAGATCATGTTGTCAAGACTGAAGAGGCTCCTATAGGAGCATTTCATTTTGTTGGTGCATTGCCAGAAGAGAACAAAGAATCAAAAAATTATACGAGTAAGAAAGTACTGGATGCAGTGGCTGCTGCTGAGGCAAGAAAGCGGAGGAAAGAACTTACAAAACTAAAAAACCTTCATGGCCGACATCGTTCACCATTGAGTTTGTCGGCAAAAATCTAG
- the LOC107947862 gene encoding tyrosine--tRNA ligase 1, cytoplasmic, whose product MADQSPADQTPPSSGMQSLSVDSQPPSSSSTPQMSLEEKFKIIRSVGEECIQEDELLNLLNHKPEPICYDGFEPSGRMHIALVFYYFFFLYLLCFFLNVEFLWSSDEINSRASEYWPLVMDIARRNKLPRIMRCCQIMGRSEQDELSLPKFFTHACSVLTYFSLRRTFAS is encoded by the exons ATGGCGGACCAATCTCCTGCGGATCAGACCCCACCGTCTTCCGGCATGCAGTCTCTCTCCGTCGATTCTCAACCTCCCTCCTCCTCTTCAACTCCACA GATGAGTTTAGAAGAAAAGTTCAAGATTATAAGAAGTGTAGGGGAAGAATGTATTCAAGAGGATGAACTGCTAAATCTTCTAAATCATAAACCTGAACCCATTTGCTATGATGGCTTCGAGCCTTCTGGCAGAATGCACATTGCTCTGGTATTCtactatttcttttttcttt atttattgtgtTTCTTTTTAAATGTTGAATTCTTGTGGTCTTCAGATGAAATTAACTCCAGGGCATCAGAGTATTGGCCACTTGTAATGGATATAGCTCGCAGAAACAAGCTGCCTAGGATAATGAG GTGTTGTCAAATTATGGGCCGTAGTGAGCAAGATGAGTTGTCGTTGCCCAAATTCTTTACCCATGCATGCAGTGTGCTGACATATTTTTCCTTAAG GCGGACATTTGCCAGTTAG
- the LOC107948464 gene encoding uncharacterized protein isoform X3, which translates to MELGRGFLSSSCASPTADAAKDALAADRMDMEAAEILAALAHSKKRLAVSVSAEFGAKWGCKGRRLRKRASTSTESLPSGVGSNPVQSGSDLAEQDQATIGQEQSQVMSTSVVIESVVAESLNGSHPSAERYPSDGVVRSSQNVTKAEKETCRLHRMLTRKESDWQMIHERPILFSTVGIPEKDIWEDSQLNEMTGNNALIKPVKTEQNAESVRSSPAGAIKHMSGGGGRSRQNLTEAEKEARRLRRILANRESARQTIRRRQALCEKLTLKVTDLTQENENLKRAKELALKEYHSQDSTNKHLKAEMAKALKADEGKTTAELQLDHHISGPSGNYPYFFYNQHHFLPFCWPSSVQSSHPVQSQCGQNAIFVPSSISSPANVPYPWVFSLPDQRSGLHPQPSCGTKDIEDETSVSNHFNAGCHLKPVMNEKYNSSLPVEVEKEANDPIEASPNNKNCTSVRLPADGGVQCMSHIKEEVLVPGPLCSAGTTFENRTDHVVKTEEAPIGAFHFVGALPEENKESKNYTSKKVLDAVAAAEARKRRKELTKLKNLHGRHRSPLSLSAKI; encoded by the exons ATGGAATTAGGGAGAGGTTTTCTTTCGAGCTCGTGCGCTTCGCCAACGGCAGATGCGGCGAAGGATGCGTTGGCGGCGGATCGGATGGATATGGAAGCGGCGGAGATATTGGCCGCCTTGGCGCATTCGAAGAAGCGGCTTGCTGTTTCCGTCTCCGCTGAATTTGGCGCCAAATGGGGATGCAAAGGGAGGAGACTGAGGAAGCGAGCCAGTACCAGTACTGAGTCACTGCCTTCTGGCGTCGGTTCGAACCCGGTTCAATCCGGTTCGGATCTCGCTGAG CAGGATCAAGCTACAATAGGCCAGGAGCAAAGTCAAGTGATGAGCACATCTGTAGTTATTGAATCGGTAGTAGCTGAGTCGCTTAATGGGAGTCATCCTAGCGCTGAAAGATACCCATCCGATGGGGTGGTGAGGTCCAGTCAGAATGTAACCAAG GCTGAAAAAGAAACATGTAGATTGCATAGAATGTTAACCCGTAAGGAGTCTGATTGGCAGATGATTCATGAAAGGCCG ATATTATTCAGCACTGTGGGAATACCTGAGAAAGATATTTGGGAGGATAGTCAGCTGAATGAAATGACAGGGAACAATGCTCTCATAAAACCAGTGAAGACTGAGCAGAATGCTGAATCAGTCAGATCAAGTCCTGCAGGTGCAATAAAACACATGTCAGGTGGTGGGGGAAGGTCAAGACAGAATTTAACTGAG GCTGAAAAGGAAGCACGGAGATTACGTAGAATATTAGCAAACAGGGAGTCTGCTAGACAAACGATTCGCCGAAGGCAG GCTCTCTGCGAAAAATTGACCCTGAAAGTTACAGATTTAACACAGGAGAATGAAAATTTGAAGAGG GCAAAAGAGTTGGCCCTGAAAGAGTATCATTCTCAAGATAGCACCAATAAGCACCTGAAGGCAGAG ATGGCTAAGGCATTGAAAGCTGATGAAGGGAAAACTACTGCAGAGCTTCAGTTAGATCATCATATTTCTGGTCCATCTGGAAACTATCCATATTTCTTTTATAATCAACATCATTTTCTCCCTTTTTGTTGGCCTTCCAGTGTTCAATCTTCACATCCTGTTCAATCACAATGTGGCCAAAATGCCATTTTTGTTCCATCTAGCATTTCCTCACCAGCTAATG TGCCCTACCCTTGGGTTTTTTCTCTTCCTGATCAACGGAGTGGACTGCATCCTCAGCCTTCTTGTGGCACAAAAGATATTGAAGATGAAACTTCTGTGAGTAATCATTTTAACGCTGGGTGTCATTTGAAACCTGTCATGAACGAGAAGTATAATTCCTCTTTACCGGTAGAAGTTGAAAAAGAGGCTAATGACCCAATTGAAGCCAGTCCTAATAACAAGAATTGTACTTCAGTTAGGCTTCCTGCAGATGGTGGTGTTCAGTGTATGTCCCACATTAAAGAAGAGGTCCTTGTGCCTGGACCTCTGTGTTCTGCAGGGACTACATTTGAGAATAGAACAGATCATGTTGTCAAGACTGAAGAGGCTCCTATAGGAGCATTTCATTTTGTTGGTGCATTGCCAGAAGAGAACAAAGAATCAAAAAATTATACGAGTAAGAAAGTACTGGATGCAGTGGCTGCTGCTGAGGCAAGAAAGCGGAGGAAAGAACTTACAAAACTAAAAAACCTTCATGGCCGACATCGTTCACCATTGAGTTTGTCGGCAAAAATCTAG
- the LOC107948464 gene encoding uncharacterized protein isoform X2 yields the protein MELGRGFLSSSCASPTADAAKDALAADRMDMEAAEILAALAHSKKRLAVSVSAEFGAKWGCKGRRLRKRASTSTESLPSGVGSNPVQSGSDLAEDQATIGQEQSQVMSTSVVIESVVAESLNGSHPSAERYPSDGVVRSSQNVTKAEKETCRLHRMLTRKESDWQMIHERPILFSTVGIPEKDIWEDSQLNEMTGNNALIKPVKTEQNAESVRSSPAGAIKHMSGGGGRSRQNLTEAEKEARRLRRILANRESARQTIRRRQALCEKLTLKVTDLTQENENLKRAKELALKEYHSQDSTNKHLKAEMAKALKADEGKTTAELQLDHHISGPSGNYPYFFYNQHHFLPFCWPSSVQSSHPVQSQCGQNAIFVPSSISSPANGRLDSSFNQENPINVNGPKTALYVVPYPWVFSLPDQRSGLHPQPSCGTKDIEDETSVSNHFNAGCHLKPVMNEKYNSSLPVEVEKEANDPIEASPNNKNCTSVRLPADGGVQCMSHIKEEVLVPGPLCSAGTTFENRTDHVVKTEEAPIGAFHFVGALPEENKESKNYTSKKVLDAVAAAEARKRRKELTKLKNLHGRHRSPLSLSAKI from the exons ATGGAATTAGGGAGAGGTTTTCTTTCGAGCTCGTGCGCTTCGCCAACGGCAGATGCGGCGAAGGATGCGTTGGCGGCGGATCGGATGGATATGGAAGCGGCGGAGATATTGGCCGCCTTGGCGCATTCGAAGAAGCGGCTTGCTGTTTCCGTCTCCGCTGAATTTGGCGCCAAATGGGGATGCAAAGGGAGGAGACTGAGGAAGCGAGCCAGTACCAGTACTGAGTCACTGCCTTCTGGCGTCGGTTCGAACCCGGTTCAATCCGGTTCGGATCTCGCTGAG GATCAAGCTACAATAGGCCAGGAGCAAAGTCAAGTGATGAGCACATCTGTAGTTATTGAATCGGTAGTAGCTGAGTCGCTTAATGGGAGTCATCCTAGCGCTGAAAGATACCCATCCGATGGGGTGGTGAGGTCCAGTCAGAATGTAACCAAG GCTGAAAAAGAAACATGTAGATTGCATAGAATGTTAACCCGTAAGGAGTCTGATTGGCAGATGATTCATGAAAGGCCG ATATTATTCAGCACTGTGGGAATACCTGAGAAAGATATTTGGGAGGATAGTCAGCTGAATGAAATGACAGGGAACAATGCTCTCATAAAACCAGTGAAGACTGAGCAGAATGCTGAATCAGTCAGATCAAGTCCTGCAGGTGCAATAAAACACATGTCAGGTGGTGGGGGAAGGTCAAGACAGAATTTAACTGAG GCTGAAAAGGAAGCACGGAGATTACGTAGAATATTAGCAAACAGGGAGTCTGCTAGACAAACGATTCGCCGAAGGCAG GCTCTCTGCGAAAAATTGACCCTGAAAGTTACAGATTTAACACAGGAGAATGAAAATTTGAAGAGG GCAAAAGAGTTGGCCCTGAAAGAGTATCATTCTCAAGATAGCACCAATAAGCACCTGAAGGCAGAG ATGGCTAAGGCATTGAAAGCTGATGAAGGGAAAACTACTGCAGAGCTTCAGTTAGATCATCATATTTCTGGTCCATCTGGAAACTATCCATATTTCTTTTATAATCAACATCATTTTCTCCCTTTTTGTTGGCCTTCCAGTGTTCAATCTTCACATCCTGTTCAATCACAATGTGGCCAAAATGCCATTTTTGTTCCATCTAGCATTTCCTCACCAGCTAATGGTAGGCTTGATTCATCTTTTAATCAAGAAAACCCCATAAATGTGAATGGACCTAAGACTGCCTTATATGTAGTGCCCTACCCTTGGGTTTTTTCTCTTCCTGATCAACGGAGTGGACTGCATCCTCAGCCTTCTTGTGGCACAAAAGATATTGAAGATGAAACTTCTGTGAGTAATCATTTTAACGCTGGGTGTCATTTGAAACCTGTCATGAACGAGAAGTATAATTCCTCTTTACCGGTAGAAGTTGAAAAAGAGGCTAATGACCCAATTGAAGCCAGTCCTAATAACAAGAATTGTACTTCAGTTAGGCTTCCTGCAGATGGTGGTGTTCAGTGTATGTCCCACATTAAAGAAGAGGTCCTTGTGCCTGGACCTCTGTGTTCTGCAGGGACTACATTTGAGAATAGAACAGATCATGTTGTCAAGACTGAAGAGGCTCCTATAGGAGCATTTCATTTTGTTGGTGCATTGCCAGAAGAGAACAAAGAATCAAAAAATTATACGAGTAAGAAAGTACTGGATGCAGTGGCTGCTGCTGAGGCAAGAAAGCGGAGGAAAGAACTTACAAAACTAAAAAACCTTCATGGCCGACATCGTTCACCATTGAGTTTGTCGGCAAAAATCTAG
- the LOC107948464 gene encoding uncharacterized protein isoform X4 — protein sequence MSTSVVIESVVAESLNGSHPSAERYPSDGVVRSSQNVTKAEKETCRLHRMLTRKESDWQMIHERPILFSTVGIPEKDIWEDSQLNEMTGNNALIKPVKTEQNAESVRSSPAGAIKHMSGGGGRSRQNLTEAEKEARRLRRILANRESARQTIRRRQALCEKLTLKVTDLTQENENLKRAKELALKEYHSQDSTNKHLKAEMAKALKADEGKTTAELQLDHHISGPSGNYPYFFYNQHHFLPFCWPSSVQSSHPVQSQCGQNAIFVPSSISSPANGRLDSSFNQENPINVNGPKTALYVVPYPWVFSLPDQRSGLHPQPSCGTKDIEDETSVSNHFNAGCHLKPVMNEKYNSSLPVEVEKEANDPIEASPNNKNCTSVRLPADGGVQCMSHIKEEVLVPGPLCSAGTTFENRTDHVVKTEEAPIGAFHFVGALPEENKESKNYTSKKVLDAVAAAEARKRRKELTKLKNLHGRHRSPLSLSAKI from the exons ATGAGCACATCTGTAGTTATTGAATCGGTAGTAGCTGAGTCGCTTAATGGGAGTCATCCTAGCGCTGAAAGATACCCATCCGATGGGGTGGTGAGGTCCAGTCAGAATGTAACCAAG GCTGAAAAAGAAACATGTAGATTGCATAGAATGTTAACCCGTAAGGAGTCTGATTGGCAGATGATTCATGAAAGGCCG ATATTATTCAGCACTGTGGGAATACCTGAGAAAGATATTTGGGAGGATAGTCAGCTGAATGAAATGACAGGGAACAATGCTCTCATAAAACCAGTGAAGACTGAGCAGAATGCTGAATCAGTCAGATCAAGTCCTGCAGGTGCAATAAAACACATGTCAGGTGGTGGGGGAAGGTCAAGACAGAATTTAACTGAG GCTGAAAAGGAAGCACGGAGATTACGTAGAATATTAGCAAACAGGGAGTCTGCTAGACAAACGATTCGCCGAAGGCAG GCTCTCTGCGAAAAATTGACCCTGAAAGTTACAGATTTAACACAGGAGAATGAAAATTTGAAGAGG GCAAAAGAGTTGGCCCTGAAAGAGTATCATTCTCAAGATAGCACCAATAAGCACCTGAAGGCAGAG ATGGCTAAGGCATTGAAAGCTGATGAAGGGAAAACTACTGCAGAGCTTCAGTTAGATCATCATATTTCTGGTCCATCTGGAAACTATCCATATTTCTTTTATAATCAACATCATTTTCTCCCTTTTTGTTGGCCTTCCAGTGTTCAATCTTCACATCCTGTTCAATCACAATGTGGCCAAAATGCCATTTTTGTTCCATCTAGCATTTCCTCACCAGCTAATGGTAGGCTTGATTCATCTTTTAATCAAGAAAACCCCATAAATGTGAATGGACCTAAGACTGCCTTATATGTAGTGCCCTACCCTTGGGTTTTTTCTCTTCCTGATCAACGGAGTGGACTGCATCCTCAGCCTTCTTGTGGCACAAAAGATATTGAAGATGAAACTTCTGTGAGTAATCATTTTAACGCTGGGTGTCATTTGAAACCTGTCATGAACGAGAAGTATAATTCCTCTTTACCGGTAGAAGTTGAAAAAGAGGCTAATGACCCAATTGAAGCCAGTCCTAATAACAAGAATTGTACTTCAGTTAGGCTTCCTGCAGATGGTGGTGTTCAGTGTATGTCCCACATTAAAGAAGAGGTCCTTGTGCCTGGACCTCTGTGTTCTGCAGGGACTACATTTGAGAATAGAACAGATCATGTTGTCAAGACTGAAGAGGCTCCTATAGGAGCATTTCATTTTGTTGGTGCATTGCCAGAAGAGAACAAAGAATCAAAAAATTATACGAGTAAGAAAGTACTGGATGCAGTGGCTGCTGCTGAGGCAAGAAAGCGGAGGAAAGAACTTACAAAACTAAAAAACCTTCATGGCCGACATCGTTCACCATTGAGTTTGTCGGCAAAAATCTAG